In Bactrocera oleae isolate idBacOlea1 chromosome 5, idBacOlea1, whole genome shotgun sequence, a genomic segment contains:
- the LOC138857379 gene encoding uncharacterized protein, translated as MQLAKKTIIKIQQNLDFYDEIRQLKNNKVLDRKNKLSTLYPFVDEDGILRVGGRLQNSQICYDTKHPIILTNCELANLIIQEAHKITLHGGINLMRTHISKEYWIIRIKSQLKQYVRKCVRCIRYSQEEVGDNTLTYEELTTLLTQIEAVLNSRPLYTTGEDCEDNSILTPGHFLIGRSLVSAPEPFQEGNLTTLDRWNLLQKMRYQFWKNWKEEYLHTLQQRYKWKQPMSNIKEGQIVLLKNETSHPAKWPMGKITEILKDLVRVVTIQTKDSDVKRPISKICPLYSEEERKNFQQEYSKTCRSRRITTTSAVICMLLLMQTAMAAMIGEDVRVKEIPSKSAIYLEEIGMVDIERSTWNLVVYYNMEPYFHQMKGIADYITKLKKQCHLLTNFESSCEMINSALEKRFNALEMDNNLLLQPKRTRRAPFEFIGTIHHILFGTMDADDRKELEQDLTNLLDNEKNLKQLIQKQTSVIDSSLNIIKKSQEEVRETFVKINGQLNLFYSEIIKNLNAEKMALIYQMMVTQLGMTLTECENIQSSIINLLIDINHGHLNPQLLRPAQMREEISKIKSELPPKLKLMVAQKDEILKNVYNLMRGKGIIIDNRVVIKTTIPLFAHEASTLYRVIPIPFQHDEEMMVPIIKGSYLIYNFGLDAYILLQQAELNRCDTSLDNNYICKGNWPWNPSSDQSCEISVLRGMTTKNCFFKKGHWTSYWIKLQTGNSWLYNIFSDGTIDVECSKSREFFNIPAKGIMELGEGCTGRYKGVILAAPQHYHTQKLIEAPVNQPMMEVNEVPIPQVIVQPETLSTSLKNIKELQNIVKQIRKENIELKEIKIHHVTGHVSLVLFIIGVLVAIIIYYRLKTRQRLQAAVTFPRVTFAARENVQN; from the coding sequence ATGCAATTAGCAAAGAAAACTATAatcaaaatacaacaaaatttggatttttatgatgaaatacggcaattaaaaaataacaaagtgttggatagaaaaaacaaattatcaaCCTTATATCCTTTTGTGGATGAAGATGGCATTTTAAGAGTAGGAGGAAGACTACAAAATTCCCAAATCTGTTATGACACTAAGCATCCAATCATACTGACAAATTGTGAACTAGCGAATTTGATCATCCAAGAAGCACATAAAATAACATTACATGGTGGAATTAATTTAATGCGGACACACATCAGCAAGGAGTACTGGATCATTCGCATTAAAAGTCAACTAAAGCAGTATGTAAGAAAGTGTGTACGATGCATTCGATATAGCCAAGAAGAGGTAGGAGATAATACTCTCACATATGAAGAGTTGACTACGCTGTTAACACAAATTGAAGCAGTTTTGAATTCACGTCCACTTTATACTACTGGAGAAGATTGCGAGGATAACAGCATACTTACACCAGGGCATTTTCTAATTGGAAGATCATTGGTGAGTGCGCCAGAACCGTTTCAAGAAGGAAATTTGACGACATTAGATAGATGGAATCTTCTACAAAAAATGAGATATCAATTTTGGAAGAATTGGAAAGAGGAATATCTACATACTTTACAACAAAGGTACAAGTGGAAACAGCCGATGAGCAATATCAAAGAAGGACAAATTGTGTTGCTAAAAAACGAGACTTCTCATCCAGCTAAATGGCCGATGGGAAAAATTACTGAAATACTAAAGGATCTGGTGAGAGTAGTAACCATTCAGACAAAAGATAGTGATGTGAAAAGGCCTATCAGTAAAATATGTCCACTCTACTCGGAAGAAGAGAGGAAAAATTTCCAACAAGAATACTCAAAAACTTGTAGAAGCAGGAGAATAACTACAACATCGGCAGTAATTTGCATGCTTTTACTAATGCAAACAGCGATGGCAGCGATGATTGGTGAAGATGTTCGTGTAAAGGAGATACCTAGCAAAAGTGCAATATATCTGGAGGAAATTGGCATGGTTGATATAGAAAGGTCTACGTGGAATTTAGTTGTGTATTACAACATGGAACCTTACTTTCATCAAATGAAAGGAATAGCCGATTATATCACAAAACTGAAAAAACAATGTCATCTTCTCACCAATTTTGAATCAAGCTGTGAAATGATTAATTCAGCACTGGAGAAAAGATTCAATGCGTTGGAAatggataataatttattgctACAACCAAAAAGGACTCGTCGAGCGCCGTTTGAGTTTATAGGAACTATTCATCACATTTTGTTTGGAACGATGGATGCAGATGATCGAAAGGAGTTAGAGCAAGACCTAACTAATTTATTAGACAACGAAAAGAATTTGAAACAATTAATCCAGAAACAGACGTCTGTAATTGATTCATCATTGAATATTATCAAGAAATCGCAAGAAGAAGTACGAGAAACTTTCGTAAAGATAAATGGACAATTGAATTTATTCTattcagaaataataaaaaatctaaacGCCGAGAAAATGGCATTAATTTATCAAATGATGGTTACACAACTCGGTATGACATTAACGGAATGTGAAAATATTCAATCGTCAattatcaatttattaattgaTATTAACCATGGGCATTTAAACCCACAACTTTTACGACCAGCACAAATGCGTGAAGAAATATCGAAAATCAAAAGCGAACTCCCACCCAAACTGAAACTTATGGTAGCGCAAAAAGATGAAatactaaaaaatgtatacaaccTAATGAGAGGAAAGGGAATTATAATAGACAATAGAGTAGTGATCAAAACAACCATTCCATTATTTGCACATGAGGCGTCAACGTTATACAGGGTTATTCCAATTCCCTTTCAACATGATGAAGAAATGATGGTTCCAATAATAAAAGGAAGCTACTTAATTTACAACTTCGGTTTAGATGCATACATTTTGTTGCAACAAGCAGAATTGAATAGGTGTGATACAAGCTTAGACAACAATTACATATGCAAAGGAAACTGGCCATGGAATCCATCTTCAGACCAGTCATGTGAAATCTCGGTATTACGTGGCATGACAACAAAGAACTGTTTCTTCAAAAAGGGCCATTGGACTAGCTATTGGATAAAACTCCAAACTGGTAATAGTTGgctttacaatatattttcagaTGGAACTATAGACGTAGAATGCAGCAAATCAAGAGAATTTTTCAACATACCAGCGAAGGGCATAATGGAATTAGGAGAAGGATGCACTGGCCGCTACAAGGGAGTTATTCTTGCGGCTCCACAACATTATCACACGCAAAAGTTAATTGAGGCACCTGTAAATCAACCGATGATGGAAGTAAATGAAGTACCCATCCCTCAAGTAATTGTCCAACCAGAGACCTTAAGTACAAGTCTAAAGAACATCAAGGAGTTACAAAACATAGTAAAACAAATCAGGAAAGAAAACATAGAATTAAAGGAAATCAAAATACATCATGTTACCGGACACGTATCATTGGTGCTTTTTATAATCGGCGTACTAGTAGCAATCATCATTTATTATCGACTAAAAACCAGGCAGCGATTACAAGCCGCGGTCACTTTTCCAAGAGTCACTTTTGCCGCCCGGGAGAATGTTCAAAATTGA